Proteins from a single region of Sphingopyxis sp. BSN-002:
- the purD gene encoding phosphoribosylamine--glycine ligase: MNILLVGSGGREHALAWQLAQSPSCAKLYAAPGNPGIELHAECVPIAADDIDGLLAFVKAHAIDFVVVGPEAPLVAGLADRLREIGIPAFGPGAAAARLEGSKGFTKDLCARAGIPTAGYVRCTSAEEALAVLEGFSIPVVIKADGLAAGKGVIIAETQVEAEAAIADMFDGAFGGAGAEVVIEEFMTGEEASFFALSDGTDVIAFGSAQDHKRVGDGDVGPNTGGMGAYSPAPVLTPDLEAQVMDRIIRPTVATLAAEGTPYVGVLFAGLMLTDEGPKLIEYNCRFGDPECQVLMMRFKGDFAALLHAAATGAVTSADAPNFSHDYALTVVMAANGYPGTPEKGGAIRRIADAEAGGVRVFHAGTAREDRTLVAAGGRVLNVTATGKSVTEAQARAYASVDKLDFPTGFCRRDIGWREVAREAQ, encoded by the coding sequence ATGAATATCCTGCTGGTGGGCTCTGGTGGCCGCGAACATGCGTTAGCCTGGCAACTGGCACAATCGCCGAGTTGCGCCAAGCTCTATGCCGCGCCGGGCAACCCGGGAATCGAGCTTCACGCCGAATGCGTGCCGATCGCCGCCGACGATATCGACGGGCTGCTCGCCTTCGTGAAGGCGCATGCGATCGACTTCGTCGTCGTCGGTCCCGAAGCCCCGCTCGTCGCCGGCCTTGCCGACCGCCTGCGCGAGATCGGCATTCCCGCTTTCGGCCCCGGCGCCGCCGCCGCGCGACTCGAAGGATCGAAGGGTTTCACCAAGGATCTCTGCGCGCGCGCCGGCATCCCGACTGCGGGCTATGTCCGCTGCACCAGCGCCGAGGAAGCGCTCGCCGTCCTCGAAGGCTTTTCGATTCCCGTCGTCATCAAGGCCGACGGCCTCGCCGCGGGCAAGGGTGTGATCATCGCCGAAACGCAGGTCGAAGCCGAAGCCGCGATTGCCGACATGTTCGACGGCGCCTTCGGCGGCGCGGGCGCCGAGGTCGTGATCGAGGAATTCATGACCGGCGAGGAAGCGAGCTTCTTCGCGCTATCCGACGGCACCGACGTGATCGCCTTCGGCAGCGCACAGGACCACAAGCGCGTCGGCGACGGCGATGTCGGCCCGAACACCGGCGGCATGGGCGCCTACAGCCCCGCCCCCGTCCTCACCCCCGATCTCGAAGCGCAGGTGATGGACCGCATCATCCGTCCGACCGTGGCGACGCTCGCCGCCGAGGGCACGCCTTACGTCGGCGTGCTGTTCGCAGGGCTGATGCTGACCGACGAAGGTCCGAAGCTGATCGAATATAATTGCCGCTTCGGCGACCCCGAATGCCAGGTGCTGATGATGCGTTTCAAAGGGGATTTCGCCGCGCTGCTTCACGCGGCCGCGACCGGCGCGGTCACCTCGGCCGACGCCCCCAATTTCTCGCATGACTATGCCCTCACCGTCGTCATGGCGGCGAACGGCTATCCCGGCACCCCCGAAAAGGGCGGTGCGATCCGCCGCATCGCCGATGCCGAGGCAGGCGGCGTCCGCGTTTTCCACGCCGGCACCGCACGCGAGGACCGGACTCTGGTGGCCGCAGGCGGCCGCGTTCTCAACGTCACCGCAACGGGCAAGAGCGTCACCGAAGCACAGGCGCGCGCCTATGCCTCGGTCGACAAGCTCGATTTCCCGACCGGCTTCTGCCGCCGCGACATCGGCTGGCGCGAGGTCGCGCGCGAGGCGCAATAG
- the xseA gene encoding exodeoxyribonuclease VII large subunit yields MSVPFPDPASDDGTEARLLAEAAPGDNAPALSVSQLSAAIKRTVEDGFARVRVRGELSGTKRAASGHFYAALKDDNALIDMVMWKGQAARLAFRPEDGIEVIATGKLTTYPGRSKYQLVVDTLEVAGEGALMLLFEKLKARLGGEGLFDRERKQALPYLPQVIGVVTSPTGAVIRDILHRLADRCPTRVIVWPVLVQGEGAAAQVAGAVRGFDALAPGGPVPRPDLVIVARGGGSIEDLWAFNEEVVVRAIADCRIPTISAVGHETDVTLADYVADVRAPTPTAAAEMAVPVRAELQAQLATWQGRMIGAANRQQSLRGERLTALARHLPKREALYAPQRQRLDDNGERLDRAQRHRLAVVAERLATRSVALRPALLERRWDRDRAKLEGLGRLLGSLDPRALLSRGYAMVRDGEGAIVTTAGKAQAAGHLRLQFADGDVAVAVAEGEQPLPPVAPPAAPKPVRKPPPGATGRGQGELF; encoded by the coding sequence ATGTCAGTCCCTTTTCCCGATCCGGCGTCCGACGATGGCACCGAAGCGCGGCTGTTAGCCGAGGCGGCGCCCGGCGACAATGCGCCCGCGCTGTCGGTCAGCCAATTGTCGGCGGCGATCAAGCGGACGGTCGAGGACGGCTTTGCACGCGTGCGCGTGCGCGGCGAGCTTTCGGGTACGAAACGCGCCGCGTCGGGGCATTTCTATGCCGCGCTGAAGGACGATAATGCGCTCATCGACATGGTGATGTGGAAGGGGCAGGCGGCGCGGCTCGCCTTCCGGCCCGAAGACGGGATCGAGGTGATCGCGACGGGCAAGCTCACCACCTATCCGGGGCGCTCCAAATATCAGCTCGTCGTCGACACGCTAGAGGTCGCCGGCGAGGGCGCGCTGATGCTGCTCTTCGAGAAGCTGAAGGCGCGGCTCGGCGGCGAGGGACTGTTCGACCGCGAACGCAAGCAGGCGCTGCCCTATCTGCCGCAAGTGATCGGTGTCGTGACCTCGCCGACCGGCGCGGTGATCCGCGATATCCTGCACCGCCTTGCCGACCGATGCCCGACGCGCGTGATCGTGTGGCCGGTGCTGGTGCAGGGCGAAGGTGCGGCGGCGCAGGTTGCGGGTGCGGTACGCGGGTTCGATGCGCTTGCGCCCGGCGGTCCGGTGCCGCGGCCCGACCTCGTCATCGTCGCGCGCGGCGGCGGGTCGATCGAGGATCTATGGGCGTTCAACGAGGAAGTCGTGGTGCGCGCGATCGCCGATTGCCGCATCCCGACGATCAGCGCGGTGGGGCACGAGACCGATGTGACGCTTGCAGACTATGTCGCCGACGTGCGCGCGCCTACGCCGACCGCCGCGGCCGAGATGGCAGTGCCGGTGCGCGCCGAGCTGCAGGCGCAGCTCGCGACATGGCAGGGGCGGATGATCGGCGCCGCGAACCGTCAGCAGTCCTTGCGCGGCGAGCGGTTGACCGCGCTGGCGCGGCATTTGCCGAAGCGCGAGGCGCTCTATGCGCCGCAGCGCCAGCGGCTCGACGATAATGGCGAACGGCTCGACCGCGCGCAGCGGCACCGGCTGGCGGTCGTGGCCGAGCGGCTCGCGACGCGCTCGGTCGCGCTGCGGCCGGCATTGCTCGAACGGCGCTGGGACCGCGACCGCGCGAAGCTCGAGGGGCTCGGGCGGCTGCTCGGCTCGCTCGACCCGCGCGCGCTGCTGTCGCGCGGCTATGCCATGGTGCGCGACGGCGAAGGCGCGATCGTGACGACTGCAGGAAAGGCGCAGGCGGCCGGGCATCTGCGGCTGCAATTTGCCGACGGCGACGTGGCGGTTGCCGTGGCGGAGGGTGAGCAGCCCTTGCCTCCCGTCGCCCCTCCCGCTGCGCCGAAACCCGTGCGCAAGCCGCCGCCCGGCGCGACCGGCCGGGGGCAGGGCGAGCTTTTCTGA
- a CDS encoding DUF2093 domain-containing protein: protein MLIASRNRLARLHYGPNGFRVLSPGDHVLCAVSGVPIGLDELRYWSVARQEPYATAALSVQAELDHKA from the coding sequence ATGCTGATCGCCAGCCGCAACCGCCTCGCCCGCCTGCACTACGGGCCCAACGGATTCCGCGTGCTCTCGCCCGGCGACCATGTGCTGTGCGCGGTCAGCGGCGTGCCGATCGGGCTCGACGAACTGCGATACTGGTCGGTCGCGCGGCAGGAGCCCTATGCGACCGCCGCCCTCTCGGTGCAGGCTGAGCTCGACCACAAGGCATGA
- a CDS encoding M23 family metallopeptidase gives MSFTRYPRRLAAALPLLVAAASCVPTAEPVAAKPAPAAPLPAPAPAPVPAPAPLPPLRTDFGLRGVPEQGAVMTGQAPPGTRVLTLDGKAVPVASDGGFLIAFDRDAGPSALLAVTLADGRTAERTLTVASGSWRIEYINAPYRGSASSDADFERRRPAELAQIAAARTVPVQSDGWKQKFRWPVTGRLSGFFGSQRVYQGKPGTYHGGTDIAVPAGTPFVAPADGVVTLAAAAPFTLEGNLLIVDHGMGLSSAFLHCQRLDVKVGDHVVQGQQLGTVGRTGRATGPHMHWGLKWRDARLDPGKLAGPNGG, from the coding sequence ATGAGCTTTACTCGATATCCGCGGCGGCTCGCCGCGGCGCTGCCTTTGCTTGTCGCCGCTGCGAGCTGCGTTCCCACGGCGGAACCGGTGGCCGCGAAGCCTGCTCCTGCGGCCCCGCTGCCCGCTCCCGCTCCCGCTCCCGTTCCTGCTCCGGCGCCGTTGCCGCCGCTGCGCACCGACTTCGGCCTTCGCGGGGTTCCCGAGCAGGGAGCGGTCATGACCGGGCAGGCGCCCCCCGGAACGCGCGTACTGACGCTCGACGGCAAGGCGGTGCCGGTCGCCTCTGACGGCGGCTTTCTGATCGCCTTCGATCGCGATGCCGGACCGTCGGCGCTGCTTGCGGTGACGTTGGCCGACGGCCGCACCGCGGAGCGGACGCTGACTGTCGCATCGGGCAGCTGGCGGATCGAATATATCAATGCGCCCTATCGCGGCAGCGCGTCGAGCGACGCCGATTTCGAACGCCGGCGTCCGGCCGAACTGGCGCAGATCGCGGCGGCGCGGACCGTTCCCGTCCAGTCCGATGGCTGGAAGCAGAAATTCCGTTGGCCGGTGACCGGGCGGTTGTCGGGCTTCTTCGGATCGCAGCGCGTCTACCAGGGCAAGCCGGGCACCTATCACGGCGGAACCGACATCGCGGTCCCCGCCGGCACCCCGTTCGTGGCACCCGCCGACGGCGTCGTGACGCTCGCGGCAGCGGCGCCCTTCACGCTCGAGGGGAACCTGCTGATCGTCGATCATGGCATGGGGCTGTCGAGCGCCTTTCTCCATTGCCAGCGGCTCGACGTGAAGGTCGGCGATCATGTGGTGCAGGGGCAACAGCTTGGCACCGTGGGCCGGACCGGACGCGCCACGGGGCCGCATATGCACTGGGGCCTGAAATGGCGCGACGCGCGGCTCGACCCCGGAAAGCTTGCGGGGCCGAACGGCGGCTGA